The Acidobacteriota bacterium nucleotide sequence CCGATCGTGACTGATGACGACCGCGCATCCCGCGAACTTCTCGAGAGCTTCCTCGAGCGCGCGCAGTGTATGGACGTCGAGATCGTTGGTCGGCTCGTCGAGCAGGAGGACGTTGGCCTCCTGTTTCAGCATCTTCGCGAGGTGAACGCGGTTGCGCTCTCCGCCCGAAAGTGCCCCGACCTTCTTCTGCTGATCGGAGCCGGAAAAGTTGAACCGTGCGACGTAGGTTCGTGAGTTGACGTCGCGATTGCCGATCTTCATCGTGTCGTGGCCTCCGCTGATCTCTTCCCAGATCGAGCGGCCGGCATCGAGTGTGTCGCGTGACTGGTCGACGTAGCCGAGACGAACCGTCTCGCCAACCGAGAACGTCCCGGAGTCGACCGTCTCCTGCCCGGTGATGAGGCGGAAGAGCGTGGTCTTCCCCGCGCCGTTCGGACCGATCACCCCGACGATTCCCCCCGGAGGCAAAGAGAAGTCGAGGTCGGCGAAGAGAACCCGGTCCCCGAAAGCCTTGCTCACTCCATGCGCTTCGATGACGAGGTCGCCGAGACGGGGGCCGGGAGGGATGTAGATCTCCAGCTCCTTCGCCACTTTCTCGATCTCCTGATTGAGCAGCTCCTCGTAGGAGTTGATGCGCGCCTTCGATTTGGCGTGGCGACCCTTCGGCGACATACGGATCCATTCGAGCTCGCGCTCGAGCGCCTTCTGCCGCTGCGATTCCGATTTCTCCTCGTTTGCGAGCCGCTCCCGTTTCTGTTCGAGCCAGGAGGAGTAGTTGCCTTCCCATGGGATTCCTCGGCCGCGATCGAGCTCGAGGATCCAGCCGGCGACGTTGTCGAGGAAGTATCGATCGTGGGTCACGGCGATGACGGTCCCCTCGTAATCGTGGAGGTGATGCTCCAGCCATGCGACCGACTCGGCGTCCAGATGGTTGGTCGGTTCGTCGAGAAGGAGGATGTCCGGCTTTTTGAGCAGAAGCCTCGAGAGCGCGACGCGGCGGCGTTCGCCCCCGGACAGGACGGAGACTTTCGTATCGCCGGGGGGGCAGCGGAGCGCGTCCATAGCCAGCTCCAGGCGGGAATCGAGATCCCAGCCATCCATCGCTTCGATCCGCTCCTGCACCTCTCCCTGCCGGGCGAGAAGCGCGCTCATTTCATCATCCGACATCGGCTCGGCGAACCTGGCCGAGATCGAGTCGTACTCCTTTAGAAGCGCCGACAGCTCGGCGACACCCTCCTCGACGATCTCTCGGACTGTTTTGTCGTCGTCGAGTGCCGGTTCCTGCTCGAGATGACCGATCGAGTAGCCGGGCGAGAGAACGGTCTCCCCCTCGAACTCGGTCTCGGTTCCGGCGATGATCCGGAGGAGCGTCGATTTTCCGGAGCCGTTGGTTCCCAGCACGCCGATCTTCGCCCCGTAGAAATAGGAGAGGTAGATCGAGTCGAGAACCTTCTTCTGGTCGTAGCGCTTGGAAACGCCGACCATCGAGTAGATCACTTTTCTGTCTTCAGCATTGCTCATGGCGCTACGGTAATCGGGAACACGACAAGGGTATTTCAGCTGCGCCTGGACTCTTCGTCATCGCCGGACGGGCGTGCCTCCGAGATCGCCGGCGTCTCGCTGACCATCACGCGATTGCGCCCGCGCCGCTTCCCTTCGTAAAGTGCCTCGTCGGCCCGGTTGACGCACGATTCGACGGGCTCGGCTCGCGAGCAGACCGCCACGCCAAAGGTGAGCGTCACACGGAGCTCCTTTCCGTCGTAGTAGAAGGGCTCGCTCTCGAAAGATTTCCGGATCCGTTCGGCGGTGAGACGGGCCTGCTCGATGTCGGTGTGCGGCAGGAGAATGAGAAACTCTTCGCCGCCCCACCGGCTCGCCATGTCCTGCTCGCGAAGGTTGGCCGACAGGCGAGCG carries:
- the ettA gene encoding energy-dependent translational throttle protein EttA codes for the protein MSNAEDRKVIYSMVGVSKRYDQKKVLDSIYLSYFYGAKIGVLGTNGSGKSTLLRIIAGTETEFEGETVLSPGYSIGHLEQEPALDDDKTVREIVEEGVAELSALLKEYDSISARFAEPMSDDEMSALLARQGEVQERIEAMDGWDLDSRLELAMDALRCPPGDTKVSVLSGGERRRVALSRLLLKKPDILLLDEPTNHLDAESVAWLEHHLHDYEGTVIAVTHDRYFLDNVAGWILELDRGRGIPWEGNYSSWLEQKRERLANEEKSESQRQKALERELEWIRMSPKGRHAKSKARINSYEELLNQEIEKVAKELEIYIPPGPRLGDLVIEAHGVSKAFGDRVLFADLDFSLPPGGIVGVIGPNGAGKTTLFRLITGQETVDSGTFSVGETVRLGYVDQSRDTLDAGRSIWEEISGGHDTMKIGNRDVNSRTYVARFNFSGSDQQKKVGALSGGERNRVHLAKMLKQEANVLLLDEPTNDLDVHTLRALEEALEKFAGCAVVISHDRWFLDRIATHILAFEGDSRVVWFDGSYSEYEADRKERLGTDAAVPHRIRYRQLTRD